One window from the genome of Anopheles merus strain MAF chromosome 3R, AmerM5.1, whole genome shotgun sequence encodes:
- the LOC121596294 gene encoding transport and Golgi organization protein 1 isoform X1, with translation MKRSVVNCFVHTLCLVLVLLVLDTSGRECGDPQCKSVIATGKVMLRYRGGGEPKVNLDQNEFVDILAKNVGKELDYVVRKSSGKEGLASKKFIRELKILIKTADRITISDEVGSANPPDIKPTQPLAALEDNVAQTTVLDGTVIANDALSYASTVQAEVTDAPFSVEPTPSLEVIPSTQAAESKPLSESAEDSESEKADNESGEELTDPDDIQEDEEAEDEEEEEDVSEESEDEVPTVETTAQEDSKPNQVNGGQETAKLETSTEKVLSSDDISESQPPKEQDNSNTNDNEPIDQAKVPNVNDFTVPATKEGENVETTELGANEPMETVTDNSTHATEPAYTDPAAADTNVLSESENQEAIVDNSSIVSNVSSSEETNDAETISETGSTSEEPPVTESFQDSPTTESVWMMDEVTTPLPVVEKIEPDVPVSSVPVEVVTESVPPAVVEPAPVTEPENDPPSVAALTEPTKPDNQPTPPARILAGGLGNLLAHSHHHHHHHHHHPHHPHHHHDHHHHHGHGQDDQKMVQNEQAAAPEAAVVNVQTVGDTHLHFPAQTDTLENNLPQDGEAVHHGHNVESLESNHFHSAQVVVPPVQEMAGSNSNEENGYCDSAAADCPPPGLPLVPPSIQHTNGGDNFYPPASNQQQQMDDDKANESEEPQGVPQHMEALPDVQNQPLNMEDYLGAFVQEAIKLSDLILMLTITSFTLLMFSLGHYLINKNRREKPLIYKLNMIERDLMTSHKECALLKHELQETKHKLTSIENNSFGSNDMVIALKAELEAAEQTKLDLQDQIAGLEKELENAAEAGLELNKMVAELLNQNGSDSIALSVEELQRQLNEQQQTILSMNVSLAEKSRENSELQIAIANQTGKFNQRLEELEQARSELTEHRQKLEEEVASLQSEQKAKVEVLRKETGAEIDRLTKELKIAQSKADESRKALTAMEAKCEALEECLKEVKTDGSGNGSKGMIDSIELKAQIALLTKEKANVQDKLQGEVIARQLVEDHMKMVNEEISTLKREFGKAEKDKLEAETRLEVLSSYFKEKETQLQKELSVKEAMWMQQQGETTTTVEKIRHMQDEIQQLKSQNDKLRAEIEAQATAHKAQYTTLETRSHDAWLTARQAERRLEEARSESSALRRKLTALGDISASSDGMANLPNASITQTDLGLTAPSPIRVESPNAPPLMGVLPPPPFMPPFMPGPPPPFMPPFIPPPHGAGEMRPPPLGRLMSPPPPNNRYSPNNIIDARDRYSPDRGRYSPDSRYDYSVMSTYETENDFSPPPSPPPHHWRHSNDRDRDRERERDRDRDRDRDWDRDRDRVSDRERPNRDGRGSGSGGYSRGYTPTGMRATPPIQDPRNKKYAGGFSSGSQDSLGTRKSSGKYRSTGKPVA, from the exons ATGAAAAGATCCGTTGTTAATTGTTTTGTACATACTTTGTGTTTAGTTTTAGTATTGCTAGTGCTCGATACCTCCGGGAGAGAATGCGGGGACCCACAGTGCAAAA GTGTAATAGCAACGGGAAAGGTGATGCTACGCTACCGTGGCGGTGGCGAACCGAAGGTGAATCTGGATCAGAACGAGTTCGTCGATATATTGGCGAAAAATGTTGGCAAAGAACTGGATTACGTGGTGCGAAAGTCGTCCGGCAAGGAGGGCCTTGCATCGAAAAAATTCATACGGGAGCTTAAAATTCTGATAAAAACGGCGGATCGAATTACCATCTCTGATGAGGTTGGGAGCGCGAATCCGCCCGATATCAAGCCGACGCAACCGTTAGCAGCATTGGAAGATAACGTTGCGCAAACGACTGTCCTTGATGGGACGGTGATAGCGAACGATGCTCTTTCGTATGCTTCAACGGTTCAAGCCGAGGTTACCGACGCACCGTTTAGCGTTGAGCCGACCCCTTCGCTCGAGGTAATACCAAGCACACAGGCAGCTGAGAGCAAACCGCTTAGTGAGAGTGCAGAAGATTCGGAAAGCGAGAAAGCGGACAATGAATCAGGCGAGGAGCTGACCGATCCCGATGACATCCAGGAAGATGAAGAggctgaggacgaggaggaagaagaggatGTTAGTGAAGAAAGTGAAGATGAAGTGCCCACAGTAGAAACAACGGCACAAGAGGACAGCAAACCAAATCAAGTGAATGGTGGGCAAGAAACAGCTAAACTTGAAACATCTACTGAAAAGGTGCTATCGAGTGATGATATCAGTGAATCACAACCACCAAAAGAGCAAGATAACAGCAACACTAATGATAATGAGCCGATTGATCAAGCAAAGGTGCCCAATGTAAACGATTTCACGGTGCCGGCAACAAAGGAGGGTGAAAATGTTGAAACAACAGAACTCGGTGCTAATGAACCAATGGAAACCGTTACCGACAATAGCACGCATGCAACAGAACCGGCTTATACCGACCCAGCAGCTGCTGACACAAATGTGCTAAGCGAAAGTGAAAATCAAGAAGCAATAGTGGATAATAGTTCGATTGTTTCAAACGTATCCAGTTCAGAGGAAACGAATGATGCAGAGACCATCAGTGAAACTGGTTCTACGAGTGAAGAGCCGCCAGTTACGGAATCGTTTCAAGATTCACCCACAACGGAATCAGTCTGGATGATGGATGAAGTTACAACTCCACTGCCCGTTGTGGAAAAGATTGAGCCAGACGTACCTGTGTCATCTGTGCCGGTGGAAGTGGTTACGGAATCGGTGCCACCTGCTGTAGTAGAACCGGCACCAGTTACGGAGCCGGAAAACGATCCACCAAGCGTTGCTGCGCTAACGGAACCGACGAAACCCGATAATCAACCAACACCACCCGCTCGAATCCTAGCAGGAGGCTTGGGTAATTTATTAGCTCatagtcatcatcatcaccaccaccaccatcatcatccacaccatccgcaccatcatcatgatcatcaccaccatcatggTCACGGACAAGATGATCAGAAAATGGTGCAAAACGAGCAGGCGGCAGCGCCGGAAGCTGCTGTAGTAAATGTACAAACCGTTGGTGATACACATTTACATTTTCCTGCCCAAACTGACACGCTAGAAAACAACCTTCCTCAAGACGGAGAAGCGGTGCACCATGGACATAATGTTGAGTCTTTGGAAAGTAACCATTTCCACAGTGCTCAAGTGGTGGTTCCACCTGTGCAAGAAATGGCAGGCAGTAACAGTAATGAAG AAAACGGGTATTGCGATAGTGCGGCTGCTGATTGTCCCCCGCCAGGATTGCCACTTGTGCCGCCATCAATTCAGCACACCAACGGTGGAGACAACTTCTATCCTCCTGCATcaaatcagcagcaacagatggACGATGACAAGGCAAACGAATCTGAAGAACCTCAGGGCGTACCCCAACATATGGAAGCTCTGCCGGATGTTCAGAATCAGCCGCTAAACATGGAAGATTACCTCGGAGCATTCGTACAGGAAGCGATCAAGCTAAGCGACCTCATCCTGATGCTCACAATTACATCCTTCACGTTGCTAATGTTCTCCCTGGGACACTATCTGATCAACAAAAATCGGCGAGAGAAACCTTTGATATACAAGCTGAACATGATTGAGCGCGATCTAATGACATCACACAAGGAGTGCGCGCTGTTGAAGCACGAGCTGCAGGAAACGAAACACAAGCTAACGAGCATCGAAAACAATTCGTTTGGTTCTAATGACATGGTGATCGCGCTGAAGGCCGAGCTAGAAGCTGCCGAGCAGACGAAGCTAGATCTCCAGGACCAAATAGCGGGACTGGAAAAGGAGCTGGAGAATGCGGCAGAAGCAGGCCTGGAGCTGAACAAGATGGTAGCGGAGCTGCTGAACCAAAACGGAAGCGATTCGATCGCACTCAGCGTGGAAGAGCTGCAGCGCCAGTTGAACGAACAGCAGCAAACGATACTGTCGATGAATGTGTCGCTGGCGGAAAAGAGTCGCGAAAACAGTGAGCTACAGATTGCGATCGCTAACCAGACGGGCAAATTCAACCAACGCCTGGAGGAGCTAGAGCAGGCACGCAGTGAGCTTACCGAGCATCGGCAAAAGCTCGAAGAGGAGGTGGCAAGCTTGCAGTCGGAGCAGAAGGCAAAGGTGGAAGTGTTGCGTAAGGAGACAGGTGCAGAAATCGATCGACTGACGAAAGAGTTGAAGATCGCCCAGAGCAAAGCAGACGAGAGCCGCAAAGCTCTAACGGCAATGGAAGCGAAATGTGAAGCGCTGGAAGAATGCTTAAAGGAAGTCAAGACAGACGGGAGTGGAAACGGCAGCAAAGGAATGATTGATTCGATCGAGCTGAAAGCGCAAATAGCACTCTTGACGAAGGAAAAGGCAAATGTGCAGGACAAATTGCAGGGAGAAGTT ATTGCTCGTCAGCTGGTGGAAGATCACATGAAAATGGTAAACGAAGAGATTTCTACGCTGAAACGAGAGTTTGGCAAAGCGGAAAAGGATAAACTGGAAGCAGAGACGAGGTTGGAGGTGCTGTCATCCTACTTCaaggaaaaggaaacacaGTTGCAAAA agaACTTAGTGTAAAGGAAGCAATGTGGATGCAGCAACAGGGCGAAACGACCACTACGGTAGAAAAGATACGCCACATGCAAGATGAAATACAACAACTTAA ATCGCAAAACGATAAGCTGCGGGCGGAAATTGAAGCTCAAGCAACAGCGCACAAAGCTCAATACACGACCCTTGAAACGCGTTCGCACGATGCTTGGCTTACGGCCCGGCAGGCAGAGCGTCGTCTGGAGGAAGCCCGCAGCGAATCTAGCGCACTTCGGCGCAAACTTACAGCTCTTGGTGATATTTCTGCTTCCAGTG ATGGTATGGCAAATTTACCAAACGCATCCATCACACAAACCGATCTCGGCCTAACTGCTCCCTCGCCTATACGTGTGGAGTCACCGAATGCGCCTCCGCTGATGGGAGTGCTTCCACCGCCACCATTTATGCCACCGTTTATGCCCGGCCCGCCTCCTCCATTTATGCCACCGTTCATACCACCACCCCATGGCGCCGGTGAAATGCGACCTCCACCGCTGGGACGGTTGATGTCGCCGCCTCCGCCGAACAATCGATACTCGCCCAACAACATTATCGATGCACGGGATCGGTACAGTCCCGACCGTGGCCGTTACTCACCGGACAGCCGGTACGACTATTCCGTCATGTCGACGTACGAAACGGAGAACGATTTTAGTCCGCCaccttcaccaccaccgcaccATTGGCGTCACTCGAACGATCGAGATCGCGATCGAGAGCGAGAAAGGGACCGGGACCGTGACCGTGACAGGGATTGGGATCGGGACCGCGATCGTGTCAGCGATCGTGAGCGACCAAACCGAGACGGGCGCGGCAGCGGCAGTGGAGGCTACTCGCGCGGCTACACCCCGACCGGCATGCGTGCGACACCACCGATACAGGATCCCAGGAACAAGAAATACGCAG GAGGTTTCAGTTCCGGTTCGCAGGATTCACTTGGCACAAGAAAGAGTTCAGGAAAGTATAGATCCACGGGAAAACCGGTGGCGTAG